The following proteins are encoded in a genomic region of Galbibacter sp. BG1:
- the accD gene encoding acetyl-CoA carboxylase, carboxyltransferase subunit beta, with amino-acid sequence MTWFKRKEKGIQTSTEEKKDTPKGLWYKSPTGKIVETDELAKNFYVSPEDDYHVRIGSKEYFSILFDDNKFKELDTNLESKDPLNFVDTKKYSDRLKQAQEKTNLKDAVRTAVGKSKGKDIVIASMDFAFIGGSMGSVVGEKIARAIDYSIKKKIPFLMISKSGGARMMEAALSLMQLAKTSAKLAQLSDLGIPYISLCTDPTTGGTTASYAMLGDINIAEPGALIGFAGPRVVKEATGKDLPDNFQTSEFLLEHGFLDFITHRRDLKNKINQYIDLIQNQPIRA; translated from the coding sequence ATGACTTGGTTCAAGAGAAAAGAAAAAGGTATACAAACCTCTACGGAAGAAAAAAAAGACACTCCTAAAGGACTTTGGTATAAATCCCCTACGGGAAAAATTGTAGAAACCGACGAACTCGCTAAAAACTTTTATGTAAGTCCAGAAGACGATTACCATGTACGAATTGGTAGTAAAGAATATTTCTCCATTTTATTCGATGATAACAAGTTTAAGGAGTTAGATACAAACTTAGAATCTAAAGACCCATTAAATTTTGTTGACACCAAGAAATATTCTGACAGATTAAAGCAAGCGCAAGAAAAAACCAATCTAAAAGATGCGGTTAGAACGGCAGTTGGAAAATCTAAAGGGAAAGATATTGTAATCGCCAGCATGGATTTTGCATTTATTGGTGGTTCTATGGGAAGTGTTGTTGGTGAGAAAATAGCCAGGGCAATCGATTATTCCATTAAAAAGAAAATTCCATTTTTAATGATTTCCAAATCTGGTGGTGCCCGAATGATGGAAGCTGCCTTATCTTTAATGCAATTGGCTAAAACTTCAGCCAAATTAGCGCAACTTTCCGATCTTGGGATACCTTATATTTCTTTATGTACCGATCCAACAACGGGGGGAACTACAGCATCTTATGCCATGTTGGGGGATATAAATATTGCAGAACCGGGTGCTTTAATTGGTTTTGCGGGTCCTCGAGTAGTAAAAGAAGCTACCGGTAAAGATCTTCCAGACAATTTCCAAACTTCAGAATTTTTACTGGAGCACGGGTTTTTAGATTTTATAACCCACAGAAGAGATTTAAAAAACAAGATCAATCAATATATCGATCTCATACAAAACCAACCTATTAGAGCGTAA
- the fbaA gene encoding class II fructose-bisphosphate aldolase — translation MSHNIKPGVATGDEVQNIFNYAKEKGFALPAVNVIGSSSINAVLETAAELNAPVIIQFSNGGAQFNAGKGLSNENQQAAIAGAVAGAKHVHALAEKYGVPVILHTDHCAKKLLPWIDGLLDASEEFYKVNGKSLFSSHMIDLSEEPIEENMEICKEYLARMSKMDMTLEIELGITGGEEDGVDNTDVDDSKLYTQPEEVAYAYEELSKISPRFTIAAAFGNVHGVYKPGNVKLTPKILKNSQEYVSEKYGLEHNSIDFVFHGGSGSTVEEIREGISYGVIKMNIDTDLQYAYLEGIRDYMDAKADYLKSQIGNPEGADVPNKKHYDPRVWVREGEKTFVTRLKKAFEDLNNVNTL, via the coding sequence ATGAGTCATAACATTAAACCAGGTGTAGCCACAGGAGATGAAGTACAAAATATCTTTAACTATGCCAAAGAGAAAGGATTTGCACTTCCTGCAGTAAACGTAATTGGAAGCAGCAGTATAAACGCTGTTTTAGAAACCGCTGCAGAATTAAATGCTCCAGTAATCATTCAGTTTTCTAATGGTGGCGCACAGTTTAATGCTGGAAAAGGACTTTCCAATGAAAATCAACAAGCGGCCATTGCGGGAGCAGTTGCAGGCGCTAAGCACGTTCATGCCTTGGCAGAAAAATATGGTGTTCCTGTAATTTTACATACCGATCATTGTGCGAAAAAACTATTGCCTTGGATCGATGGATTATTGGATGCCAGTGAAGAGTTCTACAAAGTAAACGGAAAATCACTTTTTAGCTCCCATATGATAGACCTTTCGGAAGAACCTATCGAAGAAAATATGGAAATCTGTAAGGAATATCTTGCACGCATGAGCAAAATGGATATGACTTTAGAGATTGAATTAGGGATTACAGGTGGTGAAGAAGACGGAGTTGATAATACAGATGTAGACGACTCAAAATTATATACACAACCAGAAGAAGTAGCTTATGCTTACGAAGAGCTTTCTAAAATCTCTCCTAGATTTACCATTGCTGCCGCTTTTGGAAATGTACATGGGGTTTACAAGCCTGGAAATGTAAAGCTTACTCCAAAAATTCTTAAAAACTCTCAAGAGTACGTTTCAGAAAAATACGGACTGGAGCATAACTCCATCGATTTTGTTTTCCACGGAGGATCTGGTTCTACCGTTGAAGAAATAAGGGAAGGAATTAGCTACGGCGTTATTAAAATGAATATCGATACCGATCTTCAATACGCTTATTTAGAAGGAATAAGAGATTATATGGATGCTAAGGCAGATTACTTAAAATCTCAAATTGGTAATCCAGAAGGTGCAGATGTCCCTAATAAAAAACATTACGATCCAAGAGTTTGGGTTAGAGAAGGTGAAAAAACTTTTGTTACCCGACTTAAAAAGGCTTTTGAAGATCTTAATAATGTAAATACGTTATAA
- a CDS encoding BamA/TamA family outer membrane protein has product MRHFFVKITVLFFVILFICSCNATKRVKEGELLLTKNVIFVDSAKIKDDKIQGLITQRPNNIGRLALYNLARPKPDSFFVAKLDSSLKDINFFERMISKKQLVQVADYKINFNNWLMNTGEAPTIIDPVKSKASADRIKQYYDTKGYFNNSVSFEIDTTDQDEKKAEMVYRVKRGNAYYIDSINSVISSRDIDSIYRKYKPFSIIKENQQFDLDNFQAEKDRLNSLFINSGIYKFQPNAISFDIVRDTTSGEDFKMPVTVSIESISEEDEDSLPIQEYKVHRIKDVNIYADYSFNQNPDSLQFIEYDGYKIYYKDKLKYRPNALTDVIAILPGDVYKESERALTAKQITNLKIFKYPNITYQYADSTDNQLNTNVYLAPRPRFSLGFSSDVLHSNIQDIGIAFSTSVVSRNIFRGAETLDLALRGSIGSSADFKNTSSSFFNLAEFGGDIGLNFPRILLPFNTNGFIPKYMAPQTRFSVGTIFQKNIGLDKQTFNGVLRYSWSPTTKRKNIFELLNIQYVKNLNIDRYYNVYDNSYEDLNDIANTYQPEANPDYYDDNGNLIIPEGTTGFTNDVLDGNISTSTDDFNEVSRLENREERLTSNNLIFATNYTYFKNNRRNFNDNNFFQFRGKIELAGNLLSALAPLVDFEQNEDGDNLIFGVQYSQYVKTELDYIKYWRLSKKDVLAFRSFLGVAIPYGNADDIPFIRSYFAGGSNDNRAWQPYSLGPGRTDDVNDFNEANLKIAFNLEYRFNLIGDFKGALFADAGNIWNFLDDVEEEEAVFEDLSSLKELALGTGFGLRYDFNFFVLRFDIGFKTYDPSYEKGNRWFTDYNFGNAVYNIGINYPF; this is encoded by the coding sequence TTGAGACATTTTTTTGTAAAAATAACAGTATTATTTTTTGTAATACTATTTATATGCTCCTGCAATGCCACAAAAAGGGTAAAAGAAGGGGAATTACTTCTTACCAAGAACGTTATTTTTGTAGACAGTGCGAAAATTAAAGATGATAAAATTCAAGGGCTTATCACCCAAAGACCCAATAATATTGGTCGTTTGGCGCTCTACAACCTCGCCAGGCCCAAACCCGATTCTTTTTTTGTAGCAAAATTGGATTCTTCTTTAAAGGATATTAATTTTTTTGAAAGGATGATTTCCAAAAAGCAATTGGTTCAAGTTGCCGACTATAAAATAAATTTCAATAATTGGTTGATGAACACTGGGGAAGCCCCTACCATTATAGATCCCGTAAAGTCCAAAGCTTCAGCAGATCGTATAAAACAGTATTACGATACCAAAGGCTATTTTAACAATAGTGTATCCTTCGAGATTGACACCACCGATCAAGATGAAAAGAAAGCAGAAATGGTTTACCGCGTAAAACGTGGTAATGCTTACTACATAGACTCTATAAATTCGGTTATTTCTTCAAGAGACATCGACTCTATTTATAGAAAATACAAGCCTTTTTCTATAATTAAGGAGAACCAACAATTCGATCTCGATAATTTTCAAGCTGAAAAAGATCGTTTAAACAGTCTATTTATCAATTCGGGAATTTATAAATTCCAACCCAATGCCATCAGTTTCGATATTGTAAGAGACACCACATCGGGAGAAGATTTTAAAATGCCCGTGACGGTTTCCATAGAAAGCATTTCCGAAGAAGATGAAGATTCCCTGCCCATACAGGAATACAAGGTTCACAGGATAAAAGATGTTAATATTTACGCTGATTACTCCTTCAATCAAAATCCCGACTCCCTACAGTTTATTGAATACGATGGCTATAAAATATATTACAAAGACAAATTAAAATACCGCCCGAATGCCTTAACAGATGTAATAGCTATTTTGCCAGGTGATGTTTACAAAGAATCTGAAAGGGCACTTACAGCTAAACAAATTACCAACCTTAAGATTTTTAAATACCCCAACATTACCTACCAATATGCAGACAGCACAGACAACCAGTTGAATACAAATGTATACTTGGCACCTCGACCGCGTTTCTCACTTGGCTTCAGTTCTGATGTATTGCACTCAAATATTCAGGATATTGGTATTGCCTTTAGCACCTCGGTGGTGAGTAGAAATATTTTCCGGGGGGCAGAAACGCTGGATCTGGCTTTAAGGGGAAGTATTGGCTCTTCTGCAGATTTTAAAAATACGAGCAGCAGCTTTTTTAATTTGGCTGAATTTGGTGGCGACATCGGTTTAAATTTTCCAAGGATTCTATTGCCTTTTAACACCAATGGATTTATACCAAAATATATGGCGCCACAGACACGGTTTTCTGTGGGTACCATTTTTCAAAAAAATATTGGTTTAGACAAGCAAACGTTTAACGGTGTTTTACGTTATTCTTGGAGCCCTACCACCAAACGTAAAAATATCTTCGAGCTTTTAAATATACAGTACGTAAAGAACTTAAATATCGACCGCTATTACAATGTGTATGATAATAGCTATGAAGATCTCAACGATATTGCGAACACTTACCAACCAGAAGCCAACCCAGATTATTATGACGACAATGGAAATTTAATAATCCCAGAAGGAACTACCGGCTTCACCAACGATGTGTTGGATGGTAATATCTCCACTTCCACCGATGATTTTAATGAAGTCTCCCGCTTGGAAAACCGTGAAGAGCGACTAACCTCCAACAATTTAATATTTGCCACGAACTATACATATTTTAAAAACAACAGAAGAAATTTTAATGACAACAATTTTTTTCAGTTTAGAGGAAAAATAGAACTTGCAGGAAATTTGCTTTCTGCTTTGGCACCTTTGGTGGATTTTGAGCAAAACGAAGATGGCGACAATCTCATTTTTGGTGTACAATATTCGCAATACGTAAAAACCGAATTGGATTATATTAAATATTGGCGTCTTTCTAAAAAAGATGTACTCGCATTTAGAAGCTTTCTCGGGGTTGCTATCCCTTACGGAAATGCAGACGACATTCCTTTTATACGTAGTTATTTTGCGGGAGGATCTAACGATAACAGGGCGTGGCAACCTTACTCTTTGGGTCCGGGTAGAACCGATGATGTAAACGATTTTAACGAAGCAAACTTAAAAATAGCCTTCAATCTAGAATACAGATTTAACCTAATAGGCGATTTTAAAGGCGCTTTGTTTGCAGATGCTGGTAACATCTGGAATTTCCTGGATGATGTGGAAGAGGAAGAAGCCGTTTTTGAGGACTTGAGCTCTCTGAAAGAATTGGCATTGGGAACTGGATTTGGATTACGGTACGATTTTAATTTCTTTGTACTGCGATTCGATATTGGTTTTAAAACCTACGATCCGTCTTACGAAAAAGGGAACAGGTGGTTCACCGATTATAATTTTGGCAACGCAGTATACAATATTGGTATTAATTATCCTTTTTAA
- a CDS encoding TrmH family RNA methyltransferase, producing MVSKSEIKLITSLHQKKYRMKHGLFMAEGVKVVEELLRSDFKLYKIYATEENLMEVDSSKVTTVSEGILKKMSSLKTPSTVLAVFYIKPPKKVAESKLVLALDDIRDPGNLGTIIRLCDWFGINSLVCSNNTVDCYNPKVVQATMGSLTRVNIVYTDLKAFLVDSTLPKYAATKDGSDVYSSTLPKEAILVMGNEANGLSEEILSVIKNTVSIPRFGAIQATESLNVATATAILLSEFKRR from the coding sequence ATGGTTAGCAAAAGCGAAATAAAACTTATAACGAGCTTGCATCAAAAAAAGTACCGAATGAAGCATGGTCTTTTTATGGCTGAAGGGGTTAAAGTGGTGGAAGAGTTACTTAGATCGGACTTTAAGCTTTACAAAATATACGCTACAGAAGAAAATTTAATGGAAGTTGATAGTAGTAAAGTAACCACGGTCTCCGAAGGTATCCTGAAAAAAATGAGCAGTTTAAAAACACCCAGTACTGTTTTAGCCGTTTTTTATATAAAACCGCCTAAGAAGGTTGCCGAAAGCAAATTGGTATTGGCTTTAGATGACATTAGGGATCCCGGAAATTTAGGAACTATTATCCGGCTTTGCGATTGGTTTGGAATTAATTCTTTAGTGTGCAGCAATAACACGGTAGATTGCTACAATCCTAAAGTAGTGCAGGCCACCATGGGTTCGTTAACTAGGGTTAATATAGTTTATACCGATCTAAAAGCTTTTTTGGTAGATTCTACCTTACCAAAATATGCAGCTACTAAGGATGGAAGCGATGTTTACAGTAGTACGTTGCCCAAAGAGGCTATATTGGTGATGGGTAATGAGGCCAATGGCTTGTCGGAAGAAATTCTTTCCGTTATAAAAAATACTGTAAGTATACCGCGCTTTGGAGCCATTCAAGCCACGGAAAGTTTAAATGTTGCCACGGCAACAGCCATTCTTTTGAGCGAGTTTAAACGTAGGTAA
- a CDS encoding porin family protein: MKKIFFLAMFLLSCSQTLFSQFKEDPILNLENEDKKRLNWGYFLGFNQYGFKFDYNEYDPSQNKTDVLTAKNLGFNVGLIGELRINDYFDIRLEPGLYYTQRDLGFPGFSDERDYLREVKSTYIHVPLLLKASTKRLGNFKPYVVGGVSTSLNLSSNQDNAEDNSTGTFRMKKNTYYYEVGFGIDFYLYYFKFSPSIRGVFALSDELVQDNNPNSPWTSNIDGMYSRAVFINFTFE; the protein is encoded by the coding sequence ATGAAAAAAATATTCTTTTTAGCAATGTTTTTGCTGTCTTGCTCCCAGACGCTTTTTTCTCAGTTTAAAGAGGATCCTATTTTAAACTTGGAAAACGAAGATAAAAAACGTCTAAATTGGGGATATTTCTTGGGATTCAATCAATACGGTTTTAAGTTTGATTATAATGAATACGACCCTTCCCAAAATAAAACAGATGTTTTAACAGCTAAAAATTTAGGATTTAATGTGGGGCTCATCGGGGAGCTTCGTATCAACGATTATTTCGACATTCGTCTGGAACCGGGCCTTTACTACACCCAACGTGATTTAGGTTTTCCAGGATTTTCAGATGAGCGCGATTATTTAAGGGAAGTAAAATCCACCTACATACACGTTCCGCTTTTGCTCAAAGCAAGCACCAAACGCCTGGGGAATTTTAAACCTTATGTTGTTGGGGGTGTTTCAACATCATTAAATTTAAGCAGTAATCAAGACAATGCCGAAGATAATAGCACGGGAACTTTTAGAATGAAGAAAAACACCTATTATTATGAAGTTGGCTTCGGAATAGATTTCTACTTGTACTATTTTAAATTTTCACCTTCCATTAGAGGCGTTTTTGCCTTATCGGATGAATTAGTGCAAGACAACAACCCGAACAGTCCGTGGACTTCGAATATTGACGGAATGTATTCCCGGGCAGTCTTTATTAATTTTACTTTTGAATAA
- the ubiE gene encoding bifunctional demethylmenaquinone methyltransferase/2-methoxy-6-polyprenyl-1,4-benzoquinol methylase UbiE: MEKKITPYENSELGKKEQVTQMFDTISGKYDGLNRVISFGIDVKWREKVVAMVNNTKPKNVLDIATGTGDLAINMALKTTAEKIIGLDISPGMLEVGKEKISQKKLNDKIEMVIGDSEALPFEDNSFDAITVAFGVRNFENLEKGLSEILRVLKKDGVFVVLETSVPTKPPYKQGYNIYTRAIMPLIGKLFSKDRSAYAYLSKSASVFPFGEDFNNILRKIGFTNVQDRPQTFGVATIYEAYK; the protein is encoded by the coding sequence ATGGAGAAGAAAATAACCCCTTATGAAAACTCAGAATTAGGGAAAAAAGAACAGGTAACCCAAATGTTTGACACCATTTCTGGGAAATACGATGGTCTCAACAGGGTAATTTCTTTTGGCATAGATGTTAAGTGGAGGGAAAAAGTGGTGGCCATGGTAAACAATACCAAACCAAAAAACGTTTTGGATATTGCTACCGGAACTGGGGACCTGGCTATTAACATGGCCTTGAAAACAACTGCCGAAAAAATTATAGGACTCGACATTTCCCCGGGAATGCTTGAAGTGGGTAAAGAAAAGATTTCTCAAAAAAAACTTAACGATAAAATCGAAATGGTCATTGGCGATAGTGAAGCCCTCCCTTTTGAAGACAATTCTTTTGATGCCATTACCGTAGCTTTTGGTGTTCGTAATTTCGAAAACCTCGAAAAAGGACTTTCAGAAATTTTAAGAGTGCTAAAAAAAGATGGGGTTTTTGTGGTTTTGGAAACTTCTGTACCTACCAAGCCTCCTTATAAACAAGGTTACAATATTTACACCAGAGCAATTATGCCGCTTATTGGAAAATTATTTTCCAAAGACCGTTCCGCTTATGCTTATTTATCGAAATCTGCTTCAGTTTTTCCTTTTGGTGAAGATTTCAACAATATTTTGCGTAAAATTGGGTTTACTAATGTACAGGATAGGCCACAAACTTTTGGAGTGGCTACCATCTATGAAGCATATAAATAA
- the trkA gene encoding Trk system potassium transporter TrkA — protein MKIIIAGAGEVGFHLAKLLSYESQDITLIDNDRDSLNHADTHLDIKVLKGDATSVSVLKEARVDTSDLVIGVTASETTNLTLCLLAKQLGCKRTIARISNTEFIHNKEEIQFDKLGIDELISPEKLASEEIQLLLDQSAFNDSYEFEDGALIMVGTSLQRTAPFIGKSVQEAANIFPELHFVPIAIQRFGTQYTLIPRGDTVFKEGDQAYFVTLKEGVDELYKLTGKTREEIKNVMILGGSKIGYKTARDLCSSKFRVKLIEKDKSKAFDLADELPNALIINGDGRNVDLLEEEDINEMDAFIAVTGNSETNIMSCLMAKSKNIKKTIALVENMDYFQLSQSIGIDTLINKKLLAANNIFRHIRKGEVVALTKLNNLNAEMLEFIVKPTSAVTGKIIKDLDFPRSAIIGGVIRNGEGVIALGDFEIKAGDRVVVCCLPRSISRVEKLFL, from the coding sequence ATGAAAATAATTATTGCAGGAGCTGGAGAAGTAGGTTTTCATTTAGCAAAACTCTTGTCTTACGAATCACAAGATATAACGCTAATTGATAATGATAGGGATAGCTTAAACCATGCAGACACACATTTAGATATAAAAGTTTTAAAAGGGGATGCTACCTCGGTTTCAGTTTTAAAGGAAGCCCGTGTAGATACCTCCGATTTGGTTATTGGGGTCACGGCTTCAGAAACCACTAACCTTACTTTGTGTTTGCTGGCAAAACAATTGGGCTGCAAGCGTACCATTGCCCGTATTTCAAATACGGAATTCATTCACAACAAAGAGGAAATTCAATTTGATAAACTGGGGATAGATGAGCTAATTTCACCTGAAAAGTTGGCTTCGGAAGAGATTCAGTTACTTTTGGATCAATCTGCTTTTAACGATAGCTACGAGTTTGAAGATGGTGCACTTATTATGGTGGGGACCTCTTTGCAACGAACCGCCCCTTTTATCGGTAAATCGGTACAGGAAGCGGCAAATATTTTTCCTGAATTACATTTTGTACCCATTGCCATACAGCGTTTTGGAACGCAGTATACATTGATTCCCCGTGGAGATACCGTTTTTAAGGAAGGCGACCAAGCCTATTTTGTAACCTTAAAAGAGGGGGTGGACGAATTGTATAAACTCACCGGAAAGACCAGGGAAGAGATTAAAAATGTGATGATTCTGGGGGGTAGTAAGATTGGATATAAAACGGCACGCGATCTTTGCAGTAGCAAATTTCGGGTGAAACTTATAGAAAAGGATAAAAGTAAGGCCTTCGATTTAGCTGATGAGTTACCAAATGCCTTGATTATAAATGGAGATGGTAGAAATGTAGATCTTCTCGAAGAGGAAGATATTAATGAGATGGATGCATTTATTGCGGTTACAGGAAATTCTGAAACTAACATCATGTCCTGTCTAATGGCAAAATCCAAGAATATTAAAAAAACCATTGCCTTGGTTGAGAATATGGATTACTTTCAACTTTCTCAATCTATTGGAATAGACACTCTTATTAACAAAAAGCTTTTAGCTGCAAACAATATCTTTAGGCATATAAGAAAAGGGGAAGTGGTGGCGCTTACTAAGCTTAACAATCTCAATGCCGAAATGTTGGAGTTTATTGTAAAGCCAACGTCTGCCGTTACCGGAAAAATTATCAAGGATCTCGATTTTCCAAGGTCTGCAATAATCGGCGGGGTTATTAGAAATGGAGAAGGAGTAATTGCTTTAGGGGATTTCGAGATTAAAGCGGGGGATAGAGTGGTTGTATGTTGCTTGCCAAGATCTATTTCACGGGTAGAAAAGCTGTTTCTATGA
- a CDS encoding TrkH family potassium uptake protein, producing the protein MILSKRLNTKIIFHFMGLLLLCNGGFMILSAVISGLYRDGATMEISFAGMTTVLLGILLMYTTKNHKKEIKKREGYMIVTFGWVFMTLSGMLPYLFTGAIPSVTNAFFETMSGYTTTGASILNDIEVLPKGILFWRSTTHWIGGMGIIVLAIAILPLLGIGGMQLFAAEAPGPSADKLHPRITDTAKRLWFIYVGYTVAEILLLKIAGMDLFDAMNHAMATLSTGGFSTKNASLAYWNDNPFIQYIVIFFMFVAGANFVLSYFAFKGKVQKIINDYEFRFYGLLVVCVTIVAALVIYFKANVPISEYHPMVLGEWESAFRHALFQVVSVITTTGFVTADFTSWTPFLTIVFFGLMFVGGSAGSTAGGVKVVRHLLMIKNGILEFKRTLHPSAIIPVRYNGKTVPENIIYNILGFFIIYMLLFITGAVVLGFLGLDFESAIGGSASSLGNIGPALGSLHPLTNFDSLPILGKWWCSFLMLLGRLELFTVLILFSPFFWKRT; encoded by the coding sequence ATGATTTTATCCAAAAGGCTGAACACAAAAATCATTTTTCATTTTATGGGACTGCTGTTGCTCTGCAATGGTGGATTTATGATTTTGTCTGCTGTAATTAGTGGTTTGTACCGGGACGGAGCTACCATGGAAATTAGTTTTGCCGGAATGACGACCGTTCTGCTGGGTATACTTTTAATGTATACCACCAAAAACCATAAAAAGGAAATTAAAAAACGCGAAGGGTATATGATTGTAACCTTCGGATGGGTTTTTATGACCCTTTCTGGGATGTTACCTTATTTATTTACCGGAGCAATCCCATCTGTTACCAATGCTTTTTTTGAAACGATGAGTGGTTATACCACAACCGGTGCCTCAATTTTAAATGACATAGAAGTGCTTCCCAAAGGAATTTTATTTTGGCGGAGTACCACACACTGGATAGGAGGAATGGGGATAATTGTATTAGCAATTGCCATCTTGCCTTTGCTGGGAATAGGGGGGATGCAGCTATTTGCTGCGGAAGCACCTGGGCCCAGTGCAGATAAACTTCACCCTAGGATTACGGATACTGCTAAACGGCTGTGGTTTATTTATGTGGGTTACACGGTAGCAGAAATACTTTTGCTTAAAATTGCTGGAATGGATTTATTCGATGCCATGAACCATGCCATGGCTACCCTTTCTACAGGAGGGTTCTCCACAAAAAACGCGAGTCTTGCCTATTGGAACGACAATCCTTTTATACAATACATTGTAATTTTCTTTATGTTCGTAGCAGGGGCAAATTTTGTGCTGAGCTACTTTGCATTCAAAGGGAAAGTTCAAAAAATTATTAATGATTACGAGTTTAGATTTTATGGCCTCTTGGTTGTTTGCGTTACTATAGTGGCGGCATTGGTGATTTATTTTAAGGCCAATGTTCCCATCAGCGAATACCACCCGATGGTATTGGGGGAGTGGGAAAGTGCTTTTAGGCACGCCCTGTTTCAAGTGGTTTCCGTAATTACTACTACTGGATTTGTGACTGCCGATTTTACCAGCTGGACACCTTTTCTTACCATCGTTTTTTTCGGGTTAATGTTTGTGGGAGGCTCTGCCGGATCTACGGCCGGCGGTGTAAAAGTGGTTAGGCATTTGCTAATGATCAAGAATGGGATTTTAGAATTTAAACGAACTTTGCACCCAAGCGCTATTATCCCTGTGCGGTATAACGGTAAAACTGTTCCCGAAAATATTATTTACAACATTCTAGGGTTTTTTATTATCTATATGTTGTTATTTATTACGGGAGCGGTAGTTTTAGGCTTTTTAGGTTTAGATTTTGAGTCGGCTATCGGGGGTTCGGCATCTTCGCTGGGAAATATTGGTCCGGCGCTAGGATCCCTTCATCCACTCACAAATTTCGATTCGTTACCGATTCTTGGTAAATGGTGGTGTTCTTTTTTAATGCTTTTAGGAAGATTGGAGCTTTTTACTGTTTTAATACTGTTTTCGCCTTTCTTTTGGAAGCGCACTTAA
- a CDS encoding pyridoxal phosphate-dependent aminotransferase produces MTQQLSERVLNMATSATLAMAAKARELRAEGKDIIGLSLGEPDFNTPDFIKDAAKEAIDQNYNSYSPVDGYADLKQAVINKFKRDNGLTYTPNQIVVSTGAKQSLANVALAVINPGDEVILPAPYWVSYSDIVKIAEGVPVEVQTSIENDFKMTAEQLEAAITPKTKMIWYSSPCNPSGSVYSKEELESLAAVLRKHPNIIIVSDEIYEHINFGEGHTSIATIEGMYDRTVTVNGVSKAFAMTGWRIGYIGAPEWIARACNKMQGQITSGANCIAQRATITALEAPVEKIKFMIDKFHERRDLVLGLLGEIDGFQLNVPEGAFYVFPNISSFFGKTIKGKKIENASDFSLLLLEEANVATVTGEAFGNPNCIRISYAASEAELKEAIKRIKEVLS; encoded by the coding sequence ATGACACAACAATTATCGGAAAGAGTTTTAAACATGGCAACTTCTGCAACGCTTGCCATGGCAGCTAAAGCAAGAGAATTAAGAGCCGAAGGGAAAGATATTATAGGCTTAAGTTTAGGAGAACCCGATTTTAACACACCAGATTTCATTAAAGATGCCGCAAAAGAGGCTATCGACCAAAATTACAACAGCTACTCTCCCGTAGATGGTTATGCCGATTTAAAGCAAGCAGTTATCAATAAATTTAAAAGAGATAACGGTTTAACTTATACTCCCAACCAAATTGTTGTATCTACAGGCGCAAAACAGTCTTTGGCTAATGTTGCCCTAGCGGTAATAAACCCTGGAGACGAAGTTATTTTACCTGCTCCGTATTGGGTAAGTTACTCTGATATTGTAAAAATTGCAGAAGGTGTTCCGGTAGAAGTACAAACTTCTATTGAAAATGATTTTAAAATGACAGCCGAACAATTGGAAGCGGCTATCACCCCAAAAACAAAGATGATTTGGTACAGCTCTCCTTGCAACCCAAGTGGATCTGTTTATAGCAAAGAAGAATTGGAGTCGTTGGCTGCTGTTCTTAGAAAACACCCTAATATTATTATTGTATCCGACGAAATTTACGAGCATATCAATTTTGGGGAAGGCCATACCAGTATTGCTACAATTGAAGGGATGTACGATAGAACAGTAACCGTAAATGGTGTTTCTAAAGCATTTGCCATGACAGGTTGGAGAATTGGATACATAGGTGCTCCAGAATGGATTGCTAGAGCCTGCAATAAGATGCAAGGTCAAATTACCAGCGGTGCTAATTGTATTGCGCAAAGGGCTACCATAACGGCTCTGGAAGCCCCTGTGGAAAAAATTAAATTTATGATTGATAAATTTCATGAGAGAAGAGACCTTGTTCTTGGATTGCTCGGTGAGATTGATGGCTTTCAGTTGAACGTTCCAGAAGGAGCTTTTTACGTTTTTCCAAATATTTCCAGTTTCTTCGGAAAGACTATTAAAGGAAAGAAAATTGAAAATGCTTCAGACTTTTCATTGTTGCTGTTGGAGGAAGCAAATGTAGCAACCGTAACAGGCGAAGCTTTTGGAAACCCTAACTGTATAAGAATATCTTATGCGGCTTCGGAAGCTGAATTAAAAGAAGCTATTAAAAGAATAAAAGAAGTTCTTTCTTAA